GCAAGAGATGAAGCCCATGCACGCATCCTTGAAATGTCAGAGGAAAAGAAAGAACTTCCATTTGACCTCGAAGGTGCAGTTATATACCATTGCGGTCCTCTCATGAAAGGAAAAGACGATGGCTGGGAAGTAGTCGCTGCCGGTCCGACCACCAGTGCAAGGATGTCAAAAATGACACCAGAATTACTTGAGATCCACGAAGTTCGTGCATTTGTCGGAAAAGGCGGCATGGATAACGTAAAAGAAGCCATGAAAGGAAGATCTGTCTACCTGGCATTTACCGGAGGATGCGCAGCCCTTGCAGCCATGAGTATCAAGAAGGTAACTACGGTTCACTGGCTTGATCTTGGAATGCCTGAAGCCGTATGGGAGCTTAAGGTAGAGAATTTCGGTCCTCTGGTAGTGGGAATTGATTCTCATAAAAATGATCTTTTTACAGATGTAAGAAAAAAAGCACTGGAAGCTTATTCCAAAATTGAATAAGCCTTCCTTTTAACGTTTTATTTATTCGTTCATTCAATTATCTACTCATTTGTTCTCTTGATCTCAGATGACGAAAGTGAACACCATCCATGCCACAAGGGTAAGGATGATAGAGTGTTTCAGTCCCTGGAATACTGAACCTTCACCCATCTGTCCTGCCACAAGTCCGCTCATAAATCCCTGAATGACACCGGTATGCATCATAAGGCGAGTATACTTTGCCGGGTCAAATGCACCGATGAACTGGCTTCCGGCTCCTGCGGCCTGTGCAGCTTTTCCGGCTTCTGCCATTGTTGGTACAAAAGTGGATGTGAGCATTCCTATAACAAAAAGGAACACAAAGAACGACATGTAACTGATGACCACATATACCATCATATTACCGCGTCTCTCACGTTCAAGCAACTTCACTTCCCTTGCATCACGGGCAGCAGCTTCAAGAACAGACGCAACGCGACCTCCTGCTTTGCTTGCCTGTGTAATAAGTGAGACCGATCTTACAATAATTGAAGTTGGGACTCTTTTAGCAAAGTTCATAAGCGATTCTTCAAAAGATACGCCCCAGGACATTGAGGCATCCATGGCCTGAACTTCTTTAGTAAGAGCTCCGTACTCTCCTTTTGCAACAGTACTTACTGCTCTTGGAAGCGTAAGTCCTGCCCTGCTCATTTCTGAAATATCTCTGAGGAAAGTAGGCAGATATTCTTCGATTGTATCTGTCCTCTTGTATTTTTTATGGAATGTATATGCAGGAGGTGTAATAGATATAAGGACTGAAAAAATGATCACATCATCTATTATCGGAGTGCCCCAGGTAGCTATCATGCCAATTGCAAAAAATATCATTGCCAGTGGCACACTTATGGCGAATGTATATTCCGGATAGATATAAAGCGTCTTTAAAGGCTCCTTCAGGAATTCCTTGATCACCACATTCTTTGTAGCTTCCTGCATTTTAGAGGTGATAATAGTATCTTCAAGTTCTGTCAGCTCTTCTTCCGTAAGCATGTCCTGATCTTCTGTATTTAATCTCAAAAACTCAGCTAACTTCATTTTAGGCCTCCGGAGTCAGAGTACTGATAAGGACAACATACATGATACTTCCAATCGGTATCAGTGCATAGATTATAACGTAAAGGAAAACCATTTGCGCATTTCCCATGATAGACATAATGGAAATTACCACCACAAGGAAAAGCGGACCTGCTACAAAAGCCGTAACATAGGTTTCTCCCAGAAGACCTAGAGTTTCCAGGAACTCTTTCTGGTTCTGTCTGTTCTCCAGGATGTATTGTTCAGTCTTGATCTCAAAGTAAGGCTCAAGCTGTCCACCTGAGGTCACCACTGTAATAGCTCCTTGCAGGAAATCCTGCAATGCCGTTGATGGTGTTGTCACAGAAAGATTTTTCATCGCAGTCACAAGGTCATGTCCCAATATCTCAAGGTCACGTACCAGATATCTGCATTCAACTGCCATTTCTCCATATATGTCATTGTTTGCAAGAGACCTGAAAAGATCTACAGGAAGAACGCCTGCACCCGACATGGCTGACATATAGTTCACAGCATATGGAAGCATGCTGTCAATCCTTCTTTTCCTGTCACCGGCCATGATAGATGGATAGACCATGAATAATTTGTAAACGATCACAAACACAAGGGCTGTGAACAATATCCCGAAAAATACTCCCAATACTATCGATTTGTACTGGAGGTACGGTGCCATCCAGCCGGGGAACATTATTCTGGTTGGTTTTACTTCAGGTACGCCAAATACCAGAAAAAGGAAAGAAACACCAAGCAGTGCTGTAAATGCAGAGAGTATCGAACTTAAGAGTGCACCGGACATGTACACATCAAAAGCCATGTCTATTCTGTTCTTAAGGAGGCTATGGCGCAGGCCGAAAAAATCAACCCTCCTTTTCCCATAGTATTTTCCAAATAGATTGTAAGCAAAGATAAAATACGGATTAGCCATACAATTCCTGCCTTACAAGTTTCATTATCATTTCCGGTTCGCGGTTATATCCAACTACGATCTTTGCAAAGTCCCTGAAATGAGTGACCTTTTTGTCACGCGCCCATTCAAGTATGTCCTGCCGCCGTTTAAGCTCGTCACGGACTTTCTCTTCGCTCCATCCACGACTTTCCATTACACTTTCAATTATATATGAACGGCCGGAATACTGGAACATATCACGTGCAGCATCCCATACAAAAACATCATTAGTAAGCAGTTCACCGGTCCTTGGGTCAACACCTACTATTTCAGTGAGACTCTTGCACCTCCTGACACGCTCATCTCCAACTTTGACCTGTACCTGAATAGCTACAAGGTCAAGCGCCTGTATCATTATCCTCGGTACGTTGATAGGCGGGTTTTCGAGCCTGTGTACCACAGATTGTACTGAATCTGCGTGCATTGTTGAGAATGTAGTGTGTCCTGTGGACATTGCCTGGAACAATACGTAAGCTTCGGCACCTCGTACCTCACCCACGAGGATGTATTCAGGTCTTTGCCTGAGGGATGCCCTGAGAAGTTCATACATTTCAATGGAACCCTTGTCCTCACCGGCAAACGCCTGTCTTGTAACACCAGGGATCCAGTTTGGGTGTGAAAGGTTCAGTTCTCTTGTATCCTCAATGGAAACTATCTTCATTTCCGGCTGAATGAAAAGTGAAACTGCATTCATTGCAGTTGTTTTACCGGAAGCTGTTCCTCCTGCAAAAACAAGACTTTTACTTGAATCCACAGCAAGCCACATGTAAGCCATCATGGCTGTTGAGAATGTATGGAACTCTATAAGGTTTGCAGGAGTTATCGGATTGTCCTTGAATCTCCTGATGGTAAAAGTACTTCCACGGGTTGTGATCTCACGCCCAAGTGTCATCTGGATACGTGAACCGTCCGGCATTGTAGCATCAAGAAGAGGCTTTGCAATGGAAATATGCCTGCCGCATATCTGGGCTATCCTGATGGCGAAAGAATCCAGAACCTCATCGGACGCGAACTCAATATCACTTGGGATCGAGTTGTATTCTTTATGATAGATATACACAGGAGTGTTAGGTCCGTCACAGGAAATATCTTCAAGGTTCGGGTCTCTCATCAGTACATCTATTTCCCCGTATCCCACATAGTCACGGACAATGTGGTACATTATTCTCTCACGTTTTCTCGGTGAGATGTCGATCTTGAATTCCTGCAGATATTTAACGACATTATCTCTAAGGTATTCCTCAGCATTTTTGCGTGAGATCTCTTTGAGGTTCACGTCCAGCGTTTCAATGAATTTCAGCTTTATAATATCAAGGAGTTCCTGTTCCTTCTCAGAAAGTACAGGTTCTATTGCCTGGTACTGGTATTCATGAGATTCCGGGTCATAGGCAATTCTTACATATGCATAAAGCGGATTTACCTCATAAAGTTCAACTTCCCTGTAAGGGCTGTCTGCAGGCATTGTGAGATCTACGATAGGTCCGTGTTCCACAACGTTATAAGGTTCAAGGAATGATTTTTTAGAAGAGAATAGTTTGGTTATGCGGTTAAGGATCGAAGAGCTTTTTTCTTCATCTACAAATTGATCATCTTCAAGAGCTTCTTCCTTATATATCTCAGAAATAGTGTCCTTCCAGAAAGAATCCCTGTCCTCTTCAATATTATCTCTGAAAGAAGGAATATAAACGTCATCGATCTTGCTTTTCAGGTCTTCGATATTCACTGGTTCTGCATCCGGAAGAATAAGGTCTGCAAGTTCTCCGATCACGTCGTCCTCGTCAACTGCCAGAGTTTCATTCTCATCTTCTTTAATATTATCTGCAACAATTTCCCGTATATCTGAATCTGATAATTCCATATTCTTGTCTAATGCTTCACTTTCAATGGAAATCTCTTCAGTTTCAACATCATCTTGTTCATAGATCATGCTGTCTTCCAGGATCACATCTTCTGTTTTTTCTTCTATGGAAACATCATCCAATAAGCTGTTATTTTCTGTATTTTCTTCTGAGGATTCTGATCTGGTTCTCGATTCTTCTATTTCCCGCAGGAAATCTTCAATTTCAGATGTTCCATTTTCAGTCTGAAGTGATATGTCGACATCATCTTCCTTTTTTATTGTAGCTGTCCGGTTATCAGGAGTATTATCTGTACTCAAAATTACCAACCCCAGTAATCATGGTTATCCCACTGATCTTCACAATCTTTTCCAGCATTATATCCATATTCACACCCGGATCAATTCTTGTTCTTTGCAAGGGAGAACTTTCTTGCTTTCTTTTTCTTTTCGGGCTCTGCATGGGATAGTTCTTCGACAGATACTTTTATACCTGCAATTTCAGCAGCCAGTCGGTTAAAGCTCACACTCACCTGGGAACCTGGATATTTGATAACTATCGGGGCTTTGAATGCCAGTGAATTCTTAACATTCTTCTCTTCTGGTAAAGTTGCCAGGATCTTAAGGCCAAGGGCAGTTTCGATCCTCTCTGAACTAATTTCGTTCAGGGTTACGCCAGTTCTGTTAAGCAGTAGTCCTCTGAACTGCTTACCCATATTGTCACAAACCGCTTTTATTTTCATTGCACCGGCAAGCGATACTATGTCCGGATTGACAAGCTGGATTATTTCATCAGCAAGGGAGATTGCCAGCAGCGAGTTCTTGTTGATCCCTGTGGATGAATCAATTATTATGTAGTCGTATCTTTCTTTGACACTCTCTACAATGTCACCGAGTATCTCTGTATTTGCATTCACAAAACCCTGAAGTGAGATACTTCCCGGAAGTATGTGCATGTTATTTGGCCCATCATAAATGGCTTCATTAAGCTCTACCTTGCCTGCAAGTACTTCGTGAATGGTTCCTTTTGAAGTTTCAAGTCCCAACATCAGCCCAATGGTGGGCATTCCTACATCAGCATCGATTATCAGGGTCTTTTTAGCGAACCCTGCCAGGGCGGTACCCAGGTTAATCGCAGCCGTGCTAGTTCCTGTACCGCCTTTTCCTGAGACGATTGTGAAAATTGTTGCTGTCATAAAATGCCTCGATTGAGGTGGCAATTGATTGTACCTTTCAAATGCCGACCAGATTTAAGTTAATGTAATTACTGTATAATCACCTGAAAATACTACTTAAAAATATAAATACATATCTATATTATTCGCGCGTTAAAATCTTTAAGAACAGGATTTTATAGCATCATGACGATTTTTCCCTCATGATACAAGCTGATGAAAAAGACATTAAACTCTTCCTGTACCATGCTAAACAATGTGACCCGAAAAAATGTACCGGGAAGAAAATGGCAAAGTTCGGACTTGTGAATCTTTCAGAGAAGATCGAAAGAATTCCTTCAAAGTCCATTTTGCTGGATCCAATGGCTGAAAAGGCCCTGTCGCCTGAGGACAGCGCCAAAAAAGGTATCACTGTTCTTGATTGTTCCTGGGAGGAAGTTGAAAGGGTGTTCCCGCAGCTTCTTAGATTAAGGCTTGAACACCGTGCGCTACCATATCTTGTGGCTGCAAATCCGGTGAACTTCGGAAGACCTTTCAAACTAACATCAGTTGAGGCATTTGCCGCATCTCTTTACATCCTCGGAAACAAGCAGCAGGCAGAGATGATAATGTCAAAATTCAACTGGGGCCACACTTTTCTGGAACTGAACCATGAGCCACTTGAGGAATACTCTCAGGCAAAAGATAGTAAAGATATCCTGCGGATACAGAGTGAGTATATGTGAATTCGGGTTATTGGGGTTTGATGATCTATGATACAGATTGGTGTAATTGGTGCAGGTTCATGTGACAGGGAACTGGAACTACTGGCAGAGGAAGTCGGTGCCGAGATTGCCAGAAATGGTGCTTTGCTCATATGCGGAGGTCACGGTGGAGTCATGGAAGCATCTGCAAAGGGCGCAAAAAAAGAGTCAGGCACAACTGTTGGTATTCTCCCGGATGAAAGTCGCAAGAGTGCCAATCCATTTATCGACATTGCCATAGTAACTGAAATGGGACATGCAAGGAATGTGATCATTGCACGCTCGGCTGATGCTCTCATAGCGGTAGGCGGTGAATACGGTACGCTTTCAGAGATCGCCCATTCACTAAAGATGGGAAAAACAGTTGTAACCCTTAATTCAAAATGGGAAATTGAGGGTACCTTCAGGGCAAACAGTCCAAAAGAAGCTGTCAGGATCGCCCTGGACAGCATAAATGAAAAGTACTAATTCGGCCTGTAGAATACCTGTTTAACCATCCGCCGAAGGCGGCGCATTCCAATGCTTCTATGCAGAATTTCATTCTGGAAATTATTACATTGATACTAAAAATTGTCCTGAAGGTCTGCGAAGAAAGTATTCTCGCAGTACCACATATAATATCTGTTGCATCTTATCGCAAAATGCCGGCTTCGCCGCACCCTTTGGGACCATTCAAGTTATTTATTACCTAAAGAGCCCTGGTTCGCAATAATTCATTTTCTGATTTTCTAATTACGATCAGAATTCAACATCGATCCCTATCGGACAGTGATCCGAACCCATTACATCAGGCAGTATGAACGCGTCCTTGATGTTCTCTTTTACATTCTCGCTTGCAAAGAAGTAATCAATTCTCCAGCCAACGTTTCTTTCCCTGGCTTTTGTCCTCATGCTCCACCAGGTATAGTTTTCTGGTTCCTGGTTGAACATTCTGAGCGTATCAACATAACCGTTGTCAAGCAGCTTGTCTATCCATGCGCGTTCTTCGGGAAGGAAACCTGAGACAGTTTCGTTCTCCTTTGGTCTTGCAAGGTCAATTTCCCTGTGCGCGGTGTTAACGTCGCCGCATACGATTATCTTCTTGCCTTTTGACTTGAGGGTGTTAGCATATTCAAGGAACGCATCGTAGAATTCCATTTTGTATGCAAGCCTTTCATCAGAGGCTTTGCCGTTGGGGAAGTATATATTAAAGAGCACAAAGTCGCCAAAATCTGCTATCATTGTGCGTCCTTCACTATCGAATTTATCAATTCCAAAGCCGCATTTTATGCTGACAGGTTCTTTTCTGGTGTAAAGCGCAACTCCACTGTAACCTTTTTTCTCAGCAGATGCAAAATAATTATAGTAGCCATCCATTTCCTGTAATTCGTGAGGCAACTGCTCTTTATGTGCCTTTGTTTCCTGGATGCAGAGTATATCAGGTCTTTCTTCATTGAACCAATCAAGGAATCCCTTTTTATGAACTGCTCTGATACCATTCACATTCCATGAAATTATCCTGGTCTTACTCATTTTATTACTCCGGAGTTATGATAATTAATTGCTAGCTTATCTGTTAAGTAACTTCCTCAGGACTAATATTTTTGCTTCCTGACTGCGGTTTATGAACAATGGTCAAGTGATGTATATTTGCAGATTAGTCAAAATACTAAATGAGAAAAAAGCTTAAATAATAATAATTCTTATTTAGAATTTGTTCCTACATAAGATATGTTAGAACACTGAAAAAGTGAAGATGATTAAAAATGAAACAGGCAGACATCAAATATACAAACCAGCGGATCGAGATCCTGGAGTTCCTCAAGGAATTTGATGGTCATCCAACTGTAGATGATGTCTATGAGGGAGTAAGGCAAAAACTTACACGCATCAGCAAAGCTACGGTTTATAACAACCTGAAGTTCCTTGCTGAAAAGGGATTGATCAAGGAGGTGAATGTTAAGGGGGTTTCGAGGTTTGAATCCAATCTAATACCTCACCACCACACAATATGTCTTGAATGCGGGGAAATAACAGACTATGAATCAGAGGAACTTAGCGAGTACGCTATGAAAATAGCAGAAGAGATAGATGATTTCAGAATAGAATCAGCAGACACTAATTTTTACGGAATTTGTAAGAAATGTATGGAGATGGAGTAATATGGATGAAGAAATAGTAACAATGCCACTTATTGGCGATGACGCACCGTCATTTACAGCAAAGACAACAATGGGCGAAATTAATTTCCCTAAAGACTACAAAGGCAAATGGGTAATTCTTTTCAGTCACCCTGCAGACTTCACACCGGTCTGTACAACCGAGTTCATGACCTTTGCAACAATGCAGGAAGACTTCAGGGCGCTTAACACAGAGCTCATTGGATTGTCCATTGACAGTATCTATGCTCACATTGCATGGCTGCGCACTATCAAAGAGAAGATCGTATACAAGGGGATGAAGGATGTTGAAGTTAACTTCCCTGTAATTGAAGATCTTAAGATGGATGTAGCAAAGAAATTCGGAATGGTACAGCCAAATGCTTCCTCAACACAGGCGGTCAGAGCAGTTTTCATAATGGACCCAAAAGCAAAGGTAAGAGCTATTCTCTACTACCCACTGTCCAACGGTAGGAACATGGATGAGATCAAGAGACTTATCCTTGCAATGCAGAAGTCCGATGCAGAGAACATTGCAACTCCTGCAAACTGGCAGCCTGGAGATGACGTTATCATCCCACCACCAGGATCATGCGGCACTGCAAAGGAAAGAGTTGAGAGCAAGGAAGAAGGAAAGTACTGCCTCGACTGGTTCATGTGCCTGAAGAAACAGTCTTAAATACATACTCAAAGATACAATCCATAGGTGACCTATCATGGGAACAAAAGGCGTGGAAATACTAGGCTTAGATGTCAATGAACTGATAGACTTATTGAACAAGGCTCTTGCAGATGAATGGTTTGCATACTACCAGTACTGGGTTGGTGCAAAGGTCATTAAGGGTCCGATGAGAGAAGCGGCTGTTGCTGAACTTCTCCAGCATGCCACTGATGAACTTCGCCATGCAGATATGGTATCCAACAGGATAATCCAGCTCGGTGGAACCCCTGTTCTTTCACCAAAGGACTGGGAGAAACTAAGCAACTGTGGATACGAGTCTCCAGAGGATCCTTTCGTCAAGAAGAT
The sequence above is a segment of the uncultured Methanolobus sp. genome. Coding sequences within it:
- a CDS encoding FumA C-terminus/TtdB family hydratase beta subunit, which encodes MEYKLNTPLKKEDINKLKAGDIVYLSGTVYTARDEAHARILEMSEEKKELPFDLEGAVIYHCGPLMKGKDDGWEVVAAGPTTSARMSKMTPELLEIHEVRAFVGKGGMDNVKEAMKGRSVYLAFTGGCAALAAMSIKKVTTVHWLDLGMPEAVWELKVENFGPLVVGIDSHKNDLFTDVRKKALEAYSKIE
- a CDS encoding type II secretion system F family protein; amino-acid sequence: MKLAEFLRLNTEDQDMLTEEELTELEDTIITSKMQEATKNVVIKEFLKEPLKTLYIYPEYTFAISVPLAMIFFAIGMIATWGTPIIDDVIIFSVLISITPPAYTFHKKYKRTDTIEEYLPTFLRDISEMSRAGLTLPRAVSTVAKGEYGALTKEVQAMDASMSWGVSFEESLMNFAKRVPTSIIVRSVSLITQASKAGGRVASVLEAAARDAREVKLLERERRGNMMVYVVISYMSFFVFLFVIGMLTSTFVPTMAEAGKAAQAAGAGSQFIGAFDPAKYTRLMMHTGVIQGFMSGLVAGQMGEGSVFQGLKHSIILTLVAWMVFTFVI
- a CDS encoding type II secretion system F family protein; amino-acid sequence: MANPYFIFAYNLFGKYYGKRRVDFFGLRHSLLKNRIDMAFDVYMSGALLSSILSAFTALLGVSFLFLVFGVPEVKPTRIMFPGWMAPYLQYKSIVLGVFFGILFTALVFVIVYKLFMVYPSIMAGDRKRRIDSMLPYAVNYMSAMSGAGVLPVDLFRSLANNDIYGEMAVECRYLVRDLEILGHDLVTAMKNLSVTTPSTALQDFLQGAITVVTSGGQLEPYFEIKTEQYILENRQNQKEFLETLGLLGETYVTAFVAGPLFLVVVISIMSIMGNAQMVFLYVIIYALIPIGSIMYVVLISTLTPEA
- a CDS encoding ATPase, T2SS/T4P/T4SS family produces the protein MSTDNTPDNRTATIKKEDDVDISLQTENGTSEIEDFLREIEESRTRSESSEENTENNSLLDDVSIEEKTEDVILEDSMIYEQDDVETEEISIESEALDKNMELSDSDIREIVADNIKEDENETLAVDEDDVIGELADLILPDAEPVNIEDLKSKIDDVYIPSFRDNIEEDRDSFWKDTISEIYKEEALEDDQFVDEEKSSSILNRITKLFSSKKSFLEPYNVVEHGPIVDLTMPADSPYREVELYEVNPLYAYVRIAYDPESHEYQYQAIEPVLSEKEQELLDIIKLKFIETLDVNLKEISRKNAEEYLRDNVVKYLQEFKIDISPRKRERIMYHIVRDYVGYGEIDVLMRDPNLEDISCDGPNTPVYIYHKEYNSIPSDIEFASDEVLDSFAIRIAQICGRHISIAKPLLDATMPDGSRIQMTLGREITTRGSTFTIRRFKDNPITPANLIEFHTFSTAMMAYMWLAVDSSKSLVFAGGTASGKTTAMNAVSLFIQPEMKIVSIEDTRELNLSHPNWIPGVTRQAFAGEDKGSIEMYELLRASLRQRPEYILVGEVRGAEAYVLFQAMSTGHTTFSTMHADSVQSVVHRLENPPINVPRIMIQALDLVAIQVQVKVGDERVRRCKSLTEIVGVDPRTGELLTNDVFVWDAARDMFQYSGRSYIIESVMESRGWSEEKVRDELKRRQDILEWARDKKVTHFRDFAKIVVGYNREPEMIMKLVRQELYG
- the minD gene encoding cell division ATPase MinD — its product is MTATIFTIVSGKGGTGTSTAAINLGTALAGFAKKTLIIDADVGMPTIGLMLGLETSKGTIHEVLAGKVELNEAIYDGPNNMHILPGSISLQGFVNANTEILGDIVESVKERYDYIIIDSSTGINKNSLLAISLADEIIQLVNPDIVSLAGAMKIKAVCDNMGKQFRGLLLNRTGVTLNEISSERIETALGLKILATLPEEKNVKNSLAFKAPIVIKYPGSQVSVSFNRLAAEIAGIKVSVEELSHAEPEKKKKARKFSLAKNKN
- a CDS encoding DUF367 family protein, translated to MIQADEKDIKLFLYHAKQCDPKKCTGKKMAKFGLVNLSEKIERIPSKSILLDPMAEKALSPEDSAKKGITVLDCSWEEVERVFPQLLRLRLEHRALPYLVAANPVNFGRPFKLTSVEAFAASLYILGNKQQAEMIMSKFNWGHTFLELNHEPLEEYSQAKDSKDILRIQSEYM
- a CDS encoding TIGR00725 family protein, translating into MIQIGVIGAGSCDRELELLAEEVGAEIARNGALLICGGHGGVMEASAKGAKKESGTTVGILPDESRKSANPFIDIAIVTEMGHARNVIIARSADALIAVGGEYGTLSEIAHSLKMGKTVVTLNSKWEIEGTFRANSPKEAVRIALDSINEKY
- a CDS encoding exodeoxyribonuclease III produces the protein MSKTRIISWNVNGIRAVHKKGFLDWFNEERPDILCIQETKAHKEQLPHELQEMDGYYNYFASAEKKGYSGVALYTRKEPVSIKCGFGIDKFDSEGRTMIADFGDFVLFNIYFPNGKASDERLAYKMEFYDAFLEYANTLKSKGKKIIVCGDVNTAHREIDLARPKENETVSGFLPEERAWIDKLLDNGYVDTLRMFNQEPENYTWWSMRTKARERNVGWRIDYFFASENVKENIKDAFILPDVMGSDHCPIGIDVEF
- a CDS encoding Fur family transcriptional regulator yields the protein MKQADIKYTNQRIEILEFLKEFDGHPTVDDVYEGVRQKLTRISKATVYNNLKFLAEKGLIKEVNVKGVSRFESNLIPHHHTICLECGEITDYESEELSEYAMKIAEEIDDFRIESADTNFYGICKKCMEME
- a CDS encoding peroxiredoxin; this translates as MPLIGDDAPSFTAKTTMGEINFPKDYKGKWVILFSHPADFTPVCTTEFMTFATMQEDFRALNTELIGLSIDSIYAHIAWLRTIKEKIVYKGMKDVEVNFPVIEDLKMDVAKKFGMVQPNASSTQAVRAVFIMDPKAKVRAILYYPLSNGRNMDEIKRLILAMQKSDAENIATPANWQPGDDVIIPPPGSCGTAKERVESKEEGKYCLDWFMCLKKQS
- a CDS encoding ferritin-like domain-containing protein → MGTKGVEILGLDVNELIDLLNKALADEWFAYYQYWVGAKVIKGPMREAAVAELLQHATDELRHADMVSNRIIQLGGTPVLSPKDWEKLSNCGYESPEDPFVKKILEQNIKGEQCAIQVYNSILNKVKDKDPVTYEIVLQILTDEIEHEDDLQAIMEDIELMQRRD